One window from the genome of Carnobacteriaceae bacterium zg-84 encodes:
- a CDS encoding glycerophosphodiester phosphodiesterase — protein MKKRYIFLGFVIVYTVLQFIAISPEKPLAYKFKAKNGIPLVIAHGGAKKLFPENTIYAFEQAMALGVDALELDLRLTKDNIVVTHHNETIDETSDGTGRVIDYTYDELKNFNFGAKFVDPEGKMPFQQKHEKVIPMTLDDLFATYAKKTLFIIEIKDEGEAGKEVARQIKKLIEKYDIVEDVSVASFIQSNLAYYRSIKDPKSHTSMSEEDAKTSVYSMYGGYDFFMHYGVEGAQFPTFETVPLDTDYLIWKLKKHNMFVQYWTIDDEETMTTLIQKGVDGIMSDRPDILKKVIQQMKK, from the coding sequence ATGAAAAAACGATATATCTTTTTAGGTTTTGTGATTGTGTATACAGTGCTACAATTTATTGCCATATCTCCCGAGAAGCCACTGGCTTATAAATTTAAAGCAAAAAATGGAATACCGCTCGTCATTGCACATGGAGGAGCTAAAAAACTATTTCCAGAAAATACAATATATGCTTTTGAACAAGCTATGGCACTAGGCGTAGATGCCTTGGAATTAGATTTAAGACTAACCAAGGATAATATTGTCGTAACACATCATAACGAAACGATTGATGAAACAAGTGATGGCACTGGACGTGTTATCGACTATACGTATGACGAGTTAAAAAATTTTAACTTTGGTGCAAAATTTGTTGATCCCGAAGGGAAAATGCCCTTTCAACAAAAACACGAAAAAGTTATTCCAATGACTTTAGACGACTTATTTGCGACATACGCCAAGAAAACATTATTTATTATTGAAATAAAAGATGAGGGCGAAGCAGGCAAAGAGGTTGCACGTCAAATTAAGAAACTGATTGAGAAATATGATATTGTAGAAGATGTTAGTGTCGCAAGTTTTATTCAGAGTAATTTAGCTTACTATCGCTCAATCAAAGACCCAAAAAGTCACACAAGTATGAGTGAAGAAGATGCAAAAACAAGTGTCTATTCTATGTATGGAGGTTACGACTTCTTTATGCACTACGGAGTAGAGGGAGCACAATTTCCAACATTTGAAACAGTCCCTCTTGATACGGACTATTTGATTTGGAAACTGAAAAAACATAATATGTTTGTCCAATATTGGACGATTGACGATGAAGAAACAATGACCACCCTTATTCAAAAAGGCGTGGATGGTATCATGTCCGACAGACCCGATATTTTAAAAAAAGTCATACAACAAATGAAAAAATAA
- the crcB gene encoding fluoride efflux transporter CrcB: protein MMDILLIGLGGGIGAICRYGLSVWLPFTTTFPLKTLCINIIGSFILGVCMGYSKQLNKKWLLFLTTGLCGGFTTFSTFAFETFQLYTLGKYMMIALYLLCSITLSLLAVGVGYMLGAKGVQ, encoded by the coding sequence ATTATGGATATTTTATTGATTGGTTTAGGCGGTGGTATTGGAGCGATTTGTCGCTATGGTCTTAGCGTATGGTTGCCTTTTACAACAACATTCCCACTTAAAACACTTTGTATCAATATTATCGGTAGCTTTATTTTAGGTGTTTGTATGGGGTACTCAAAACAACTCAATAAAAAATGGCTACTCTTTTTAACCACCGGATTATGCGGAGGATTTACAACATTTTCAACATTCGCCTTTGAAACATTTCAATTATACACTCTAGGTAAGTACATGATGATTGCACTGTATCTTTTATGCAGTATCACACTATCATTGCTAGCTGTCGGAGTAGGATATATGTTAGGCGCAAAAGGAGTACAATGA
- a CDS encoding RluA family pseudouridine synthase, which yields MKETKIVTNQTERLDKVIQEWLTISRSQIQQLIKLEQVMVNGKLEKANYKVKENDVIEVSIFEEEPIDVIPENIPIEIVYQDTDVVVINKAKGMVVHPSRGHETGTLVNALLYHISSLSTGTGHVRPGIVHRIDKDTTGLLVVAKHNDAHQFLANQLRKHTMERQYVALVHGVIEHETGTIDAPIARDKQDRLKFSVQKDGKHAVTHFKVLERFDDKTLVLLHLETGRTHQIRVHMNFIGHSLVGDPLYSPYEEDKTQGQYLHAKTLGFIHPKSKEVLSFTTELPEQFQAYLETLRK from the coding sequence ATGAAAGAAACAAAGATTGTCACCAATCAAACAGAACGTTTGGATAAAGTGATACAAGAATGGTTAACGATAAGCCGTTCACAAATTCAACAACTTATTAAATTAGAACAAGTAATGGTGAATGGAAAACTAGAAAAAGCCAATTATAAAGTTAAAGAAAATGACGTGATTGAGGTATCTATTTTTGAAGAGGAACCGATTGACGTTATACCTGAAAATATTCCGATTGAAATTGTGTATCAAGATACCGATGTTGTTGTCATTAACAAGGCAAAAGGAATGGTTGTGCATCCGTCACGAGGGCATGAAACAGGTACTTTAGTCAATGCTTTGTTGTATCATATAAGTTCGCTATCCACTGGAACGGGTCATGTACGACCGGGTATTGTACACCGTATTGATAAAGACACGACAGGTTTATTGGTGGTGGCTAAACATAATGATGCACACCAATTTTTAGCCAATCAATTAAGAAAGCACACCATGGAAAGACAATATGTTGCTTTAGTGCATGGAGTGATTGAACATGAAACAGGAACGATTGATGCGCCTATTGCACGTGATAAACAAGATAGATTGAAATTTTCTGTTCAAAAAGACGGTAAGCATGCCGTTACCCACTTTAAAGTACTCGAAAGGTTTGATGATAAAACATTGGTTTTGTTACATTTAGAAACTGGACGAACACATCAAATTCGTGTACACATGAATTTTATAGGGCACTCACTTGTGGGGGATCCTCTATATAGTCCGTATGAGGAAGATAAAACGCAAGGACAATATTTGCATGCGAAAACATTAGGATTTATACATCCAAAAAGTAAAGAAGTATTGTCGTTTACAACTGAATTACCAGAACAGTTTCAAGCGTATTTAGAAACATTAAGAAAGTAG
- a CDS encoding MBL fold metallo-hydrolase → MIVYKIPTGLLSENVYFVVKDNKDTLIFDPGAQPEDLLAFIQEHDLNPVAIALTHAHYDHIGALDEVRNVYPVPVYMHHIEKDFLSNPVLNLSSRHEPLSVREADVLFKEMGEVSIEGFDCRIEHVPGHSPGSTVYLFEKDGFAIVGDTLFKGGCGRTDLPSSSSHAELMEGINKHLMTLPDNTVILSGHGDQTTIQQERVTNPYLNGVTR, encoded by the coding sequence ATGATTGTTTATAAAATACCGACAGGTTTATTATCTGAAAATGTTTATTTTGTTGTTAAAGACAATAAAGACACATTGATTTTTGATCCTGGTGCTCAACCAGAAGATTTATTAGCATTTATCCAAGAACATGATTTAAATCCCGTTGCGATTGCTTTAACACATGCACATTATGATCACATAGGAGCATTAGATGAGGTACGCAATGTTTACCCAGTGCCTGTATACATGCATCATATTGAAAAAGACTTTTTAAGCAATCCTGTTTTAAATTTATCAAGTAGACATGAACCACTTTCTGTGAGAGAAGCAGACGTTTTATTCAAAGAAATGGGAGAAGTTTCTATCGAGGGATTTGATTGTCGTATTGAACATGTACCGGGGCACTCTCCGGGTAGTACGGTTTATCTATTTGAAAAAGACGGTTTTGCCATTGTCGGTGACACACTATTTAAAGGTGGTTGTGGCAGAACAGATTTACCGTCAAGTAGTTCTCATGCAGAACTTATGGAAGGTATAAATAAGCATTTAATGACACTGCCAGATAACACTGTTATTTTATCTGGACATGGTGACCAAACAACCATTCAACAAGAACGTGTTACGAACCCTTACTTAAACGGAGTGACACGATGA
- a CDS encoding signal peptidase II: protein MIGYYIGILLLIGLDQVVKYWIVQTFPLHTGQTLIDGVVSLYHIQNKGAAWGILSGNMLFFTIMTIVVLVGLMYWIHRQKRGRLEKMIYMFIFAGAIGNFIDRLRLGYVVDMIKVDFIDFPIFNVADICLTFGAVLLILYMILDSRKG, encoded by the coding sequence ATGATAGGTTATTATATTGGGATTTTGTTACTCATTGGTTTGGATCAAGTTGTGAAATATTGGATTGTACAAACTTTCCCATTACATACAGGGCAAACGCTTATAGATGGTGTTGTGTCTTTATACCATATCCAAAACAAAGGAGCAGCATGGGGAATATTATCTGGTAATATGTTATTTTTTACCATTATGACGATTGTTGTTCTTGTCGGTTTAATGTATTGGATACACCGTCAAAAACGTGGACGTCTTGAAAAAATGATTTACATGTTCATTTTTGCCGGTGCTATTGGGAATTTCATTGATAGATTACGATTAGGTTATGTCGTTGATATGATTAAAGTGGATTTTATTGATTTTCCTATATTCAATGTTGCCGATATTTGTTTGACATTTGGCGCAGTGCTACTCATTTTATACATGATTTTAGATTCAAGAAAAGGATAA
- a CDS encoding peptidoglycan bridge formation glycyltransferase FemA/FemB family protein → MYTFKTDIDEQSYDIFVEQHPMGNLLQTAKWASVKSEWQSVRTAVYQDNQMVGAALILIRTIKGFKFGYIPRGPIIDYDNQALVSFYMNELNQFAKKNKWLFIKFDPRIVRKSAPFKVFPSSPVLSDSLEKVNTLTQKGIRYLGLTTSLYDTVQPRFEAILDVEQFDEKALSSKVRNCIKASRKRDVVITSYDEEGADLLNHVIQKTMARKHIQLRGADYFRLIKQLYQDKADFSIAEMDVATATSQLKDKINALTTQMTSGNYRERKVKLLQEELTLLEKRLSDLNAMPVEDKAIMSGGLSVGCGHVLEQIYAGFDEQYKQFYPQYLLYVSFVEYAKKQGYTRVNLGGIENNLEGGLIRFKAKFNPIIEEYVGEFDLVVSPLYYAVQFALNMRKRLKKKG, encoded by the coding sequence ATGTATACATTTAAAACAGATATTGATGAACAATCGTACGATATATTTGTTGAACAACACCCAATGGGAAATTTATTACAAACAGCTAAGTGGGCAAGTGTAAAATCAGAATGGCAGTCTGTACGTACAGCTGTTTATCAAGATAACCAAATGGTCGGAGCAGCTTTGATTTTAATTCGTACCATTAAAGGTTTTAAATTTGGGTACATACCAAGAGGACCAATTATCGACTACGATAATCAAGCATTAGTTTCTTTTTATATGAATGAATTAAATCAATTTGCTAAAAAGAATAAATGGTTATTTATTAAATTTGACCCAAGAATTGTACGTAAATCGGCACCATTTAAAGTGTTTCCAAGCTCCCCCGTCTTATCTGATAGTTTAGAAAAAGTAAATACACTCACACAAAAAGGTATTCGCTATTTAGGGTTAACAACGTCTTTATATGACACCGTGCAACCAAGATTTGAAGCCATTCTCGATGTCGAGCAGTTTGATGAAAAAGCACTCTCATCAAAAGTCCGAAATTGTATCAAAGCATCTCGTAAAAGAGATGTTGTCATCACGTCTTATGATGAGGAGGGTGCGGATTTGTTAAATCACGTCATTCAAAAGACAATGGCACGTAAACATATTCAGTTAAGAGGTGCAGATTATTTCCGTTTAATTAAACAGTTATACCAAGATAAAGCTGATTTTTCCATTGCTGAAATGGACGTCGCAACAGCTACATCACAATTAAAGGATAAAATCAATGCATTGACGACTCAAATGACGTCTGGAAATTATCGTGAACGCAAAGTTAAATTGTTACAGGAAGAATTAACTTTATTAGAAAAACGTCTGTCTGATTTAAACGCCATGCCTGTTGAGGATAAAGCCATTATGTCAGGTGGTTTATCTGTTGGATGTGGACATGTATTAGAACAAATTTACGCGGGGTTCGATGAACAGTATAAACAATTTTACCCACAATATTTATTGTATGTATCCTTTGTTGAATACGCCAAAAAACAGGGATACACACGTGTTAATTTGGGTGGTATTGAAAATAATCTTGAAGGTGGACTTATTCGATTTAAAGCAAAATTTAATCCCATTATTGAAGAATATGTTGGGGAGTTTGATTTAGTCGTATCGCCACTTTATTATGCGGTTCAATTTGCTTTAAACATGCGAAAACGTCTGAAAAAGAAAGGGTAG